The following proteins are encoded in a genomic region of Devosia lucknowensis:
- the tkt gene encoding transketolase, with amino-acid sequence MTNTAQQNDLANAIRSLSMDAVEKANSGHPGLPMGCADIATVLFTKVMKFDPANPHWADRDRFILSAGHGSMLLYSSLYLLGYEDMTIDQVKNFRQIGSKTAGHPEFGHATGIETTTGPLGQGLANSVGFAVAEAKLAAEFGSDVVDHHTFVLAGDGCLMEGISQEAISLAGHLKLNKLIVIWDNNNITIDGKVSNADSTDQIARFKAVGWNTIEIDGHDQDAIEKALNDAKASSDKPTLIAAKTTIGFGAPKKAGTEKVHGAPLGAEELAGAKAALGITYPAFEIPATILDAWRAAGTRSQNVRGEWEARLAKSDKKDEFTRRMSGKLPADFAKAMADYKQKLAADKPKVASRKASQMALEVINRAVPETLAGSADLTHSNLTNTPETLPFQADNRLGRYMMYGIREHEMGAAMNGVALHGGLIPYGGTFMVFTDYARPAIRLSALMEQRVIYVMTHDSIGLGEDGPTHQPVEHLTALRAIPQLLVFRPADAMETAECWELAMETADRPSILALSRQNLPAVRTEYSAENKSAKGAYTLVGPADADAVIFATGSEVAIAVEAQKELTEKGISARVVSVPSMELFAKQSDAYKAEVLGKAKARVAVEAGIEMSWSKLLGDKGRFVGMHSFGASGPIDALYAHFGITSKAVVEAVTAQL; translated from the coding sequence ATGACGAACACAGCCCAGCAGAACGACTTGGCCAATGCGATCCGGTCCCTTTCCATGGATGCCGTCGAAAAAGCCAATTCCGGTCACCCTGGCCTGCCCATGGGCTGCGCCGACATCGCCACCGTGCTCTTCACCAAGGTCATGAAGTTCGACCCCGCGAACCCCCATTGGGCCGATCGCGACCGCTTCATCCTGTCGGCCGGCCACGGCTCGATGCTGCTCTATTCTTCGCTCTACCTGCTCGGCTACGAAGACATGACCATCGACCAGGTCAAGAACTTCCGCCAGATCGGCTCCAAGACCGCCGGCCACCCCGAATTCGGCCATGCCACCGGCATCGAGACCACGACCGGCCCGCTCGGCCAGGGGCTGGCCAATTCGGTCGGTTTCGCCGTCGCCGAAGCCAAGCTCGCAGCCGAATTCGGCTCTGACGTCGTCGATCACCATACCTTTGTCCTGGCCGGTGACGGGTGCCTCATGGAAGGCATCTCGCAGGAAGCCATCTCGTTGGCCGGTCATCTCAAGCTCAACAAGCTGATCGTGATCTGGGACAACAACAACATCACCATTGACGGCAAGGTCTCGAACGCGGACTCGACCGACCAGATCGCCCGCTTCAAGGCCGTGGGCTGGAACACGATCGAAATCGACGGCCACGACCAGGATGCCATCGAAAAGGCGCTCAACGACGCCAAGGCCTCGAGCGACAAGCCGACCCTGATCGCCGCCAAGACCACGATCGGCTTTGGCGCGCCCAAGAAGGCCGGCACGGAAAAGGTTCATGGCGCTCCGCTCGGCGCCGAGGAGCTCGCAGGCGCCAAGGCCGCGCTCGGCATCACCTACCCCGCCTTCGAAATCCCGGCGACCATTCTCGACGCCTGGCGCGCTGCCGGCACCCGCTCGCAGAACGTGCGCGGTGAGTGGGAAGCCCGTCTTGCCAAATCGGACAAGAAGGACGAGTTCACCCGCCGCATGTCGGGCAAGCTGCCTGCCGATTTCGCCAAGGCAATGGCCGACTACAAGCAGAAGCTTGCCGCCGACAAGCCCAAGGTTGCCAGCCGCAAGGCGTCGCAGATGGCTCTGGAAGTCATCAACAGGGCCGTGCCCGAAACCCTGGCCGGCTCTGCCGACCTGACCCATTCGAACCTGACCAACACGCCCGAGACCCTGCCCTTCCAGGCAGACAACCGTCTTGGCCGCTACATGATGTACGGCATCCGCGAACACGAGATGGGCGCGGCCATGAATGGCGTGGCACTGCATGGCGGTCTCATCCCCTATGGCGGCACCTTCATGGTGTTCACCGACTACGCGCGCCCGGCGATCCGCCTTTCGGCCCTCATGGAACAGCGCGTCATCTATGTGATGACCCATGACAGCATTGGCCTCGGTGAAGACGGCCCGACCCACCAGCCTGTCGAGCACCTGACGGCGCTGCGCGCCATTCCGCAGCTGCTCGTGTTCCGTCCGGCCGACGCCATGGAAACGGCCGAGTGCTGGGAACTGGCGATGGAAACGGCCGACCGCCCCTCGATCCTGGCGCTGAGCCGTCAGAACCTGCCGGCCGTCCGCACCGAATACTCGGCCGAGAACAAGTCGGCCAAGGGCGCCTATACCCTGGTCGGCCCTGCCGATGCCGACGCAGTGATCTTTGCCACCGGTTCGGAAGTCGCCATCGCCGTCGAGGCACAGAAGGAGCTGACCGAGAAGGGCATTTCCGCCCGCGTCGTCTCCGTGCCGTCCATGGAGCTCTTTGCCAAGCAGTCCGACGCCTACAAGGCCGAGGTGCTGGGCAAGGCCAAGGCGCGCGTTGCCGTCGAAGCCGGCATCGAAATGAGCTGGAGCAAGCTGCTGGGCGACAAGGGTCGCTTCGTCGGCATGCATTCGTTCGGCGCATCCGGCCCGATCGACGCGCTCTATGCCCACTTTGGCATTACGTCGAAGGCCGTTGTTGAAGCCGTCACCGCACAGTTGTAA